Below is a window of Streptomyces genisteinicus DNA.
TCACCAAGCCGCACGCCAAGCAGATCCGCGAGGCCGCCAAGCTGATCACCGCGGCCCGGCGCCCCGTCCTGTACGTGGGCGGCGGCGTGATCAAGGCCGGCGCGACGGCCGAGCTGAAGGTGCTCGCCGAGCTCACCGGAGCCCCCGTCACCACCACCCTGATGGCGCTGGGCGCGTTCCCCGACAGCCACCCGCTGCACGTGGGGATGCCGGGCATGCACGGTGCGGTCACCGCCGTCACCGCGCTGCAGAAGGCCGACCTGATCGTCGCCCTCGGAGCCCGTTTCGACGACCGCGTCACCGGCAAGCTGGACAGCTTCGCGCCGTACGCGAAGATCGTCCACGCCGACATCGACCCGGCGGAGATCGGCAAGAACCGCACCGCCGACGTGCCGATCGTCGGCGACGCCCGCGAGGTCATCGCCGACCTGGTCCAGGCCGTCCAGGCCGAGCACAACGACGGCCGCGCCGGCGACTACACCGCCTGGTGGAAGGACCTCAACCGCTGGCGCGAGACCTACCCGCTCGGCTTCGACCAGCCCGGCGACGGCAGCCTCGCCCCCCAGCAGGTGATCAGGCGCATCGGCGAACTCGCCCCGGAGGGCACGATCTTCGCCGCGGGCGTCGGCCAGCACCAGATGTGGGCCGCCCACTTCATCGACTACGAGAAGCCCGCCACCTGGCTCAACTCCGGCGGCGCCGGGACGATGGGGTACGCGGTCCCCGCGGCCATGGGAGCCAAGGCCGGGCAGCCGGACCGCGCGGTCTGGGCGATCGACGGCGACGGCTGTTTCCAGATGACCAACCAGGAACTGGCCACCTGCGCGCTCAACAACATCCCGATCAAGGTCGCGATCATCAACAACGGCGCGCTCGGAATGGTCCGCCAGTGGCAGACCCTCTTCTACAACCAGCGCTACTCCAACACCGTCCTGCACTCGGGCCCCGAGGCGGACGGCAAGCAGCCCTCGAAGGGCACCCGCGTCCCGGACTTCGTGATGCTCTCCGAGGCGATGGGCTGCCACGCGATCCGCTGCGAGTCCCCCGACGACCTGGACAAGGTCATCGCCGAGGCCAACGCGATCAACGACCGCCCGGTCGTGGTCGACTTCATCGTCCACGAGGACGCCATGGTCTGGCCGATGGTCGCCGCCGGCACCTCCAACGACGAGGTCATGGCCGCCCGCGGCGTCCGCCCGGACTTCGGCGACAACGAAGACGACTGAGAGAGAGCGATCCCCACCATGTCCAAGCACACGCTCTCGGTCCTGGTCGAGAACACCCCCGGCATCCTCGCCCGGATCGCGGCGCTGTTCTCCCGCCGCGGCTTCAACATCGACTCGCTCGCGGTCGGTGTCACCGAGCACCCCGACATCTCCCGCATCACCATCGTGGTGAACGTCGAGTCCCTGCCCCTGGAGCAGGTGACCAAGCAGCTCAACAAGCTGGTCAACGTCCTGAAGATCGTCGAGCTGGAGCCGGCCGCCGCGATCCAGCGCGAACTGGTCCTGGTGAAGGTCCGCGCTGACAACGAGACCCGCTCGCAGATCGTCGAGATCGTCCAGCTCTTCCGCGCCAAGACCGTGGACGTCTCGCCCGAGGCCGTCACCATCGAGGCCACCGGTTCGAGTGACAAGCTGGAGGCGATGCTCAAGATGCTGGAGCAGTTCGGCATCAAGGAACTCGTCCAGTCCGGCACGATCGCCATAGGGCGTGGCGCGCGGTCCATCACCGACCGCTCGCTGCGCGCGCTGGAGCGCTCCGCCTGACGGAACGCCCCGGACCTTCTCGCCAGGCGAGACCCCGAAACCTCCCCGCCCCCTCCCGCCGTACGGTGGGACGCAACACCAGCACTCCAAGGAGATTCCCAGTGGCCGAGCTGTTCTACGACGACGACGCCGACCTGTCCATCATCCAGAACCGCAAGGTCGCGGTGATCGGCTACGGCAGCCAGGGCCACGCCCACGCGCTGTCGCTGCGTGACTCGGGTGTCGACGTCCGCGTCGGTCTGCACGAGGGCTCCAAGTCCAAGGCCAAGGCCGAGGAGCAGGGCCTGCGCGTGGTGACCCCGGCCGAGGCCGCCGCCGAGGCCGACGTCATCATGATCCTCGTCCCGGACCCGATCCAGGCCCAGGTCTACGAGGAGTCGATCAAGGACAACCTGAAGGACGGCGACGCCCTGTTCTTCGGTCACGGCCTCAACATCCGCTTCGACTTCATCAAGCCGCCGGCCGGTGTCGACGTCGCGATGGTCGCCCCCAAGGGCCCGGGCCACCTGGTCCGCCGCCAGTACGAGGAGGGCCGCGGCGTCCCGTGCATCGCCGCGGTCGAGCAGGACGCCACCGGCAAGGCGTTCGACCTGGCGCTGTCCTACGCCAAGGGCATCGGCGGCACCCGCGCCGGCGTCATCAAGACCACCTTCAAGGAGGAGACGGAGACCGACCTGTTCGGTGAGCAGGCCGTCCTCTGCGGTGGCACCGCCGCTCTGGTCAAGGCGGGCTTCGAGACCCTGACCGAGGCCGGCTACCAGCCGGAGATCGCGTACTTCGAGTGCCTCCACGAGCTGAAGCTCATCGTGGACCTCATGTACGAGGGCGGCCTGGAGAAGATGCGCTGGTCGGTCTCCGAGACCGCCGAGTGGGGCGACTACATCACCGGGCCCCGCATCATCACCGACGCCACCAAGGCCGAGATGAAGAAGGTCCTCGCCGAGATCCAGGACGGCACGTTCGCCAAGAACTGGATGGACGAGTACCACGGCGGTCTGAAGAAGTACAACGAGTACAAGACCCAGGACTCCGAGCACCTGCTGGAGACCACGGGCAAGGAGCTGCGCAAGCTCATGAGCTGGGTCGACAACGACGAGGCGTGAGCGCCCGGCGGGGGGACCGGCCGCCGGTCCCCCCGCCCCGCCGTTTCGTCCAGCCACGGACGGGTGATCCTTCCACCGAGGCGCATGACGCGCCCCGGTCCACCACTACACTCATCCCTACATACGCGTCAGGCCCACAGTGTCGTGCGTCTTCCACGCGGCTAGCCCCCTCCACCGCTGCGGCCGTCGGGACGGCCGTCTGCACCGGACATGTGAGGACTCACGTGAGCTCGAAACCTGTCGTACTCATCGCTGAAGAGCTTTCGCCCGCCACCGTCGACGCGCTCGGCCCGGACTTCGAGATCCGCCACTGCAACGGCGCCGATCGCGCGGAGCTCCTCCCGGCCATCGCCGACGTGGACGCCATCCTGGTCCGCTCCGCGACCAAGGTGGACGCCGAGGCCGTCGCCGCCGCCAAGAAGCTGCGCGTCGTCGCCCGTGCCGGTGTGGGCCTGGACAACGTGGACGTCTCCGC
It encodes the following:
- a CDS encoding acetolactate synthase large subunit translates to MTEQASGAHHPQPRPRNGGQQSAAVEHVTGAQSLIRSLEEVGADTVFGIPGGCILPAYDPLMDSSKVRHVLVRHEQGAGHAATGYAQATGKVGVCMATSGPGATNLVTPIADAHMDSVPLVAITGQVTSKAIGTDAFQEADICGITMPITKHNFLVTKAEDIARTIAEAFHIAATGRPGPVLVDIAKDALQAKTTFSWPPQTDLPGYRPVTKPHAKQIREAAKLITAARRPVLYVGGGVIKAGATAELKVLAELTGAPVTTTLMALGAFPDSHPLHVGMPGMHGAVTAVTALQKADLIVALGARFDDRVTGKLDSFAPYAKIVHADIDPAEIGKNRTADVPIVGDAREVIADLVQAVQAEHNDGRAGDYTAWWKDLNRWRETYPLGFDQPGDGSLAPQQVIRRIGELAPEGTIFAAGVGQHQMWAAHFIDYEKPATWLNSGGAGTMGYAVPAAMGAKAGQPDRAVWAIDGDGCFQMTNQELATCALNNIPIKVAIINNGALGMVRQWQTLFYNQRYSNTVLHSGPEADGKQPSKGTRVPDFVMLSEAMGCHAIRCESPDDLDKVIAEANAINDRPVVVDFIVHEDAMVWPMVAAGTSNDEVMAARGVRPDFGDNEDD
- the ilvN gene encoding acetolactate synthase small subunit, translated to MSKHTLSVLVENTPGILARIAALFSRRGFNIDSLAVGVTEHPDISRITIVVNVESLPLEQVTKQLNKLVNVLKIVELEPAAAIQRELVLVKVRADNETRSQIVEIVQLFRAKTVDVSPEAVTIEATGSSDKLEAMLKMLEQFGIKELVQSGTIAIGRGARSITDRSLRALERSA
- the ilvC gene encoding ketol-acid reductoisomerase translates to MAELFYDDDADLSIIQNRKVAVIGYGSQGHAHALSLRDSGVDVRVGLHEGSKSKAKAEEQGLRVVTPAEAAAEADVIMILVPDPIQAQVYEESIKDNLKDGDALFFGHGLNIRFDFIKPPAGVDVAMVAPKGPGHLVRRQYEEGRGVPCIAAVEQDATGKAFDLALSYAKGIGGTRAGVIKTTFKEETETDLFGEQAVLCGGTAALVKAGFETLTEAGYQPEIAYFECLHELKLIVDLMYEGGLEKMRWSVSETAEWGDYITGPRIITDATKAEMKKVLAEIQDGTFAKNWMDEYHGGLKKYNEYKTQDSEHLLETTGKELRKLMSWVDNDEA